One Beggiatoa leptomitoformis DNA segment encodes these proteins:
- a CDS encoding C25 family cysteine peptidase: MKTIYLLASFWLCFAINSPLFASVEIQITENNEQSVTLTLISDGLQLTPQLSENGQLIQTVQLAGASYRHDAPLPLRGTLLAVPQGARPTVEIVDSVVQTMSAQLITVDKSSLPLSPVTLGLTGKIREQSVAQLIFYPVLYDADKQLISFYQKLTVRVNFNAPTTRSAQNRTETQPVFNQLFQQLLPNYSPTNYPTTRALTTTTTCPTGNIRLQLMLDTDGIYFLTKQDFLNIGLDISQFDPRWIEMSRQGQAIPLYVLGEEDGVFDESDAIFFYAQAMTGDYTRTNVYDLTLKFDGSTRMNIADGKPHADLSPLTQFRASKHVEVDKEYWGGVPTAGSDGWFWARLTAGGSQAMPVSLLNVINDVTETATLRVTLQGRAGDVYYTPDHHTLVFLNQDNIQDAYWDEQDVFVHTVNVTQDKLIRGTNTITLSSLGKTGASVDELYVDALEVDYTASYTAENNQLTFTTAETGDINIQLDGFTSDFIVLVDITDPKNVIPYINTVITQQANGRYSLLFGDTLSTPKKWLALGLDVALLHKPSAMTLEIPPETPLQSSCQQADYILIYHESFDVSRLVKHLESTGFNVLSVTTQDIYDEFNNGVMSPQAIKDFLTYAYNNYQTPSPAYVLFMGDANQDYLNRLQGGINYVPTYILKTPRLGDTASDNWFVSISGDDQLPDLIAGRMPVRTQAQVDAVTDKIINYLQPSTSTDGWQKYVLFAADNEEEFQAISDYLIGYRIPNQIAHAVYLSGYDNSGVLAKADIIKYLNEGALVTTYNGHGGVENWAGEFMFESSDVAALTNQDRLTFAVILSCINGRFANYREENPLAEALLNTADKGAIAVFAPTGLGASIEHAAISEELFKSLFINRQTEVGALVTSAKIKAVTDYGISTDNLEIYTLFGEPSLRLQLQ, translated from the coding sequence TTGAAAACTATTTATCTTCTTGCCAGTTTTTGGCTGTGTTTTGCCATCAATTCGCCGCTGTTTGCCAGTGTTGAAATACAAATAACAGAGAATAATGAACAATCTGTTACGCTAACGTTGATAAGTGACGGGCTACAATTAACGCCACAACTGAGTGAAAACGGGCAACTTATCCAAACGGTACAATTAGCAGGTGCAAGCTATCGTCACGACGCACCGTTACCGTTACGTGGCACGTTGTTGGCTGTGCCACAAGGGGCGCGACCAACCGTAGAAATTGTCGATAGTGTTGTGCAAACCATGTCCGCACAATTGATAACTGTTGATAAATCAAGTTTACCGCTGAGTCCTGTCACCTTGGGATTAACAGGGAAAATCCGTGAGCAATCCGTCGCACAACTGATTTTTTACCCTGTGTTATACGATGCAGATAAACAGCTAATCTCTTTTTATCAAAAACTAACAGTCCGTGTAAATTTTAACGCGCCAACAACACGCAGCGCGCAAAATCGTACAGAAACACAGCCTGTTTTTAATCAACTATTTCAACAGTTACTCCCCAATTACAGCCCTACAAACTATCCGACAACTCGCGCACTAACGACAACCACCACTTGTCCAACAGGCAATATTCGTTTGCAACTGATGCTGGATACGGATGGTATTTATTTCTTAACTAAACAAGACTTTCTGAATATTGGGCTAGATATTAGTCAATTTGACCCCCGTTGGATAGAAATGAGCCGTCAAGGGCAAGCAATTCCCTTATATGTTTTGGGGGAAGAGGATGGTGTATTTGATGAGAGTGATGCGATTTTTTTCTACGCACAAGCCATGACTGGCGATTATACCCGCACAAATGTTTATGATTTAACGCTCAAATTTGACGGCTCAACCCGTATGAACATTGCAGATGGGAAACCTCATGCAGACCTAAGCCCTTTAACCCAATTTCGCGCCAGTAAGCATGTAGAAGTCGATAAGGAATATTGGGGCGGTGTCCCGACAGCGGGGAGTGATGGTTGGTTTTGGGCAAGATTAACGGCAGGTGGGTCGCAGGCAATGCCTGTCAGTTTGCTCAATGTTATTAATGATGTAACAGAAACAGCAACGTTACGGGTAACATTACAAGGGCGTGCGGGTGATGTGTATTACACGCCAGACCATCACACCTTAGTATTTCTTAATCAAGACAATATACAAGATGCTTATTGGGATGAACAAGATGTGTTTGTTCATACGGTAAATGTGACGCAAGATAAGCTAATTCGTGGAACGAATACGATTACGCTGTCTTCCTTAGGTAAAACGGGCGCAAGTGTGGATGAATTGTATGTCGACGCGCTAGAAGTCGACTACACCGCAAGTTATACCGCAGAAAATAATCAATTAACCTTCACCACAGCAGAAACAGGTGATATTAATATTCAACTAGATGGATTCACGTCTGATTTTATTGTGTTAGTGGATATTACTGACCCTAAAAATGTTATTCCTTACATCAACACGGTTATTACTCAACAAGCCAATGGACGCTATAGCCTCTTATTTGGTGATACGCTCAGCACACCAAAAAAATGGCTCGCATTAGGATTGGATGTGGCTTTATTACACAAACCCAGCGCAATGACGTTAGAAATTCCACCAGAAACGCCATTACAATCTAGTTGCCAACAAGCGGATTATATTCTGATTTATCATGAAAGTTTTGATGTGAGTCGTTTGGTGAAACACCTAGAATCAACAGGATTCAATGTATTAAGCGTTACAACGCAAGATATTTATGATGAGTTCAACAATGGTGTAATGAGTCCGCAAGCCATTAAAGATTTTCTCACCTATGCCTATAACAATTATCAAACGCCAAGCCCTGCGTATGTATTGTTTATGGGCGACGCGAATCAGGATTATTTAAACCGTTTGCAAGGGGGAATTAATTATGTGCCAACTTACATTTTAAAAACCCCGCGTTTAGGTGATACCGCCTCAGATAATTGGTTTGTTAGCATCAGCGGTGATGACCAACTTCCTGATTTAATAGCTGGTAGAATGCCTGTGCGGACACAAGCACAAGTGGATGCAGTCACTGATAAAATTATCAACTATCTTCAACCCAGCACAAGCACAGACGGTTGGCAAAAATATGTTTTATTTGCCGCTGATAATGAAGAAGAATTTCAAGCGATTTCTGATTATTTAATTGGTTATAGAATTCCTAACCAAATAGCACATGCGGTTTATTTGAGTGGATATGATAACAGTGGCGTGTTAGCAAAAGCGGATATTATCAAGTATTTAAATGAAGGCGCGTTAGTCACCACTTACAATGGACATGGTGGGGTAGAAAATTGGGCGGGCGAGTTTATGTTTGAATCTAGTGATGTTGCTGCCTTAACCAATCAAGACCGTTTAACATTTGCTGTTATACTAAGTTGTATTAATGGACGATTTGCAAATTATCGTGAGGAAAATCCATTAGCGGAAGCATTATTAAATACGGCAGACAAGGGGGCAATTGCTGTATTTGCACCAACAGGCTTAGGTGCAAGTATTGAACATGCAGCAATCTCTGAAGAGTTATTTAAATCTTTATTTATCAATCGACAAACAGAGGTTGGCGCGTTAGTCACCAGTGCAAAAATCAAAGCGGTTACGGATTATGGCATTTCCACTGATAATTTAGAGATTTATACTTTATTTGGCGAACCGAGTTTACGGTTACAGTTACAATGA
- a CDS encoding S26 family signal peptidase, which produces MFEPVARPFWLTTTSHSMMPLMPPNSRIFIQPIAPALLRVGDIAVFIADNKLIAHRVLIIKTDVFLQSGDAMLSAHTISFSQLLGKVLQIETTDKIFVLSRKNWLQKIIARSSHFIIRLHPQYPRLSHYLHRFKFHCIRLIIKIA; this is translated from the coding sequence ATGTTTGAACCCGTCGCCCGTCCTTTTTGGTTGACTACTACGTCTCATAGCATGATGCCGTTAATGCCACCAAATTCACGAATATTTATTCAACCTATCGCCCCTGCATTGCTTCGTGTTGGGGATATAGCAGTTTTTATTGCGGATAATAAACTCATTGCACATCGGGTATTAATCATAAAAACAGATGTCTTTTTGCAAAGCGGCGATGCGATGTTATCCGCGCATACAATTTCATTTTCCCAGTTGCTTGGAAAAGTGCTTCAGATTGAAACGACAGATAAAATCTTTGTATTATCGCGTAAAAATTGGTTACAAAAAATAATTGCCCGTAGTAGCCATTTTATTATTCGCCTACATCCGCAATACCCGCGTTTAAGTCATTATTTACATCGTTTTAAATTCCACTGTATTAGGCTAATAATTAAAATTGCCTGA
- a CDS encoding ABC transporter ATP-binding protein: MNQAVEVIDVCKKFPMVSGYSDFFLQPLQKKYMMALQDVNLVIPNNELFCILGANGAGKTTLLKILCTLMLPNSGTVLIQGLDVVQHASQIKRLIGYVLSDERSFYWRLTGRQNLQFFARLQNLSPTKTQQKIQALSQSFELSRQLDAPFQTYSTGMRRKLSFIRGLLTDPPLILMDEPSNALDSLSAEQVWQYIREVLINQQGKTVIITEHNLSKVERFADRFAILKNGEIKAVATPHELRQQLTPKNCYQLVLQQPTMGLLHWLATSCEIQQQTVQNDGNLLLEIVFTSPQINYSAWLADLLAVGGRVLSFSPVSHSLENIFSAYYQDV; this comes from the coding sequence ATGAATCAAGCTGTTGAAGTAATAGATGTTTGTAAAAAATTCCCCATGGTTTCGGGCTATAGCGATTTTTTTTTACAACCGTTACAAAAAAAATACATGATGGCACTTCAAGATGTCAATTTAGTTATCCCAAACAATGAACTATTTTGTATATTAGGCGCAAATGGAGCGGGAAAAACAACATTATTAAAAATTTTATGCACACTGATGTTACCCAATAGCGGCACTGTGTTAATTCAAGGTTTAGATGTTGTACAACACGCATCCCAAATTAAACGCTTAATTGGGTATGTATTAAGTGATGAACGCAGTTTTTACTGGCGATTGACAGGACGACAGAACTTGCAATTTTTCGCTCGTTTGCAAAACCTTTCCCCCACAAAAACACAGCAAAAAATTCAAGCATTAAGCCAAAGTTTTGAATTAAGCCGTCAATTAGATGCCCCTTTTCAAACGTATTCTACGGGGATGCGACGTAAATTATCGTTTATACGTGGTTTATTGACTGACCCGCCATTAATTCTGATGGATGAACCTAGCAATGCACTAGACAGTTTGTCAGCAGAGCAGGTGTGGCAATATATTCGTGAAGTCTTGATTAATCAGCAAGGAAAAACCGTTATTATCACAGAGCATAATTTGAGCAAAGTCGAACGCTTTGCAGATAGATTTGCTATTTTGAAAAATGGGGAAATTAAAGCAGTAGCAACCCCACACGAACTACGCCAGCAATTAACCCCTAAAAATTGTTATCAATTAGTACTTCAACAGCCAACAATGGGGTTATTGCACTGGCTAGCAACAAGCTGTGAGATTCAGCAACAAACCGTGCAAAATGATGGTAATCTATTGTTAGAAATCGTATTTACTTCTCCACAAATTAATTATTCTGCATGGTTAGCCGATTTATTAGCGGTAGGGGGGCGTGTGTTAAGTTTTAGCCCTGTATCGCATTCATTAGAAAATATTTTTTCAGCTTATTATCAAGATGTTTGA
- a CDS encoding PHB depolymerase family esterase — MSYSLNILASITLLSLPIVSVAETVSLPAYDADITQTSVSGLSSGAFMAAQFQVANSSKIIGAGIIAGGPFYCAGSYSFNTFLENAMNTCMHPLTASVAPQPDVLIKKAQEFASNNEVDALDNLQKEKIYIFSGQADRTVIPLVVDTTYQFYKQLNVPEENIKYVTTVNAGHAIITNNDNDVTCSLTAPPYINDCNFMQSHDILRHIYGNDLNPPAKPYHLSGDFVSFNQFEFIDSNRSSMSQTGFAYIPNSCNTEHCRVHVVFHGCEQGAKKIGNDYYSGTGYNELADTNNIIVLYPQVEPSNIPYNPKGCWDFWGYTSTNAQNPNFYSHTAPQISAVMKMVERLASSRAQH, encoded by the coding sequence ATGTCATATTCATTGAATATTCTCGCAAGCATAACACTACTGTCGTTACCCATTGTCAGTGTGGCAGAAACGGTTAGTTTGCCCGCTTACGATGCAGATATTACGCAAACCTCAGTTTCTGGATTGTCATCGGGCGCATTTATGGCGGCACAATTTCAGGTCGCTAATTCTAGCAAGATAATCGGTGCTGGTATTATCGCGGGTGGGCCTTTTTATTGTGCGGGAAGCTATTCATTTAACACATTTTTAGAAAATGCAATGAACACTTGTATGCACCCACTGACAGCCAGTGTCGCGCCACAACCTGATGTATTAATAAAAAAAGCGCAAGAATTCGCCAGCAACAATGAAGTGGATGCTTTAGATAACTTACAAAAAGAGAAGATTTATATTTTCTCTGGACAAGCAGATAGAACCGTTATTCCGCTAGTTGTGGATACAACGTATCAATTTTACAAACAACTCAATGTACCTGAAGAGAATATTAAATATGTAACTACCGTTAATGCAGGACATGCCATTATTACTAATAATGATAATGATGTTACCTGCTCTTTAACCGCGCCCCCTTACATTAATGATTGTAACTTTATGCAATCACATGACATCCTTCGGCATATTTATGGCAATGATTTAAACCCACCTGCGAAGCCTTATCACTTAAGCGGTGATTTTGTCAGTTTTAATCAGTTTGAATTTATTGATAGTAATCGCTCTAGCATGAGTCAAACAGGATTTGCTTATATTCCAAATAGTTGTAATACAGAGCATTGTCGCGTTCATGTTGTTTTTCATGGTTGCGAACAAGGCGCGAAGAAAATCGGCAACGATTACTATTCAGGTACAGGCTACAACGAATTAGCGGATACCAATAACATTATTGTTCTTTACCCACAGGTAGAACCCTCAAATATTCCCTATAACCCAAAAGGTTGTTGGGATTTTTGGGGATATACCAGTACCAATGCTCAAAACCCCAATTTTTACAGTCACACAGCCCCACAAATTTCAGCCGTTATGAAAATGGTTGAACGCTTAGCCAGTTCACGCGCACAACATTAA
- a CDS encoding PLDc N-terminal domain-containing protein produces the protein MQLILSVFILIADVFAILKIIQTSVPVEQKVVWVVIVLLLPLIGVIAWYVAGPGDKTLRLGN, from the coding sequence ATGCAACTTATTTTAAGTGTATTTATACTGATTGCAGATGTTTTTGCGATTTTAAAAATTATCCAAACCTCTGTTCCTGTTGAACAAAAAGTTGTTTGGGTCGTCATCGTTCTGCTTTTACCATTGATTGGTGTGATTGCGTGGTACGTAGCAGGACCTGGTGATAAAACTTTACGACTGGGGAATTAG
- a CDS encoding NADH:flavin oxidoreductase, whose product MQALTERLTATLFQPFSFGGQQLPNRLVMAPMTRNHSPDGIPTEEVATYYRRRAEGGIGLIITEGTYINHPSANGYPNVPAFYGEKALAGWKHVVDEVHAAGGKIIPQLWHVGLIRRPGTEPDPSIPGVGPMEIQEEGKVVVRAMTQADINAIIEAFAQAAKDAERIGFDGIELHGAHEYLLDNFLWEGTNQREDKYGGSIENRVRFPVEIVKAVRAVVSKDFPIVFRFSQWKQRDYAARLANTPDELKRILQPLADAGVDVFHASTRRFWEAEFADSPDNLATWTHRLTNKPVITVGSVGLDKAFSLEQFQGRDYPSIQFEQLRTLADQLEQNKFDLVAVGRALLSEPEWANKVRSGHYETIKNFSHEALTTLVV is encoded by the coding sequence ATGCAAGCACTTACTGAACGTCTTACCGCAACCCTTTTCCAACCTTTTTCTTTTGGTGGTCAACAGTTACCTAATCGTCTGGTCATGGCACCCATGACTCGCAATCATTCACCTGATGGTATTCCGACAGAAGAAGTTGCGACCTACTATCGGCGACGCGCAGAAGGCGGTATTGGTTTAATTATTACCGAAGGTACTTATATTAATCATCCTTCTGCCAATGGTTATCCCAATGTACCCGCTTTTTATGGTGAAAAAGCCCTTGCAGGTTGGAAACACGTTGTTGATGAAGTTCATGCGGCAGGCGGAAAAATTATTCCTCAACTTTGGCATGTTGGATTAATTCGTCGCCCCGGTACAGAACCAGACCCCAGTATTCCTGGGGTAGGTCCTATGGAAATTCAAGAAGAGGGTAAAGTCGTTGTTCGTGCCATGACTCAAGCGGATATAAACGCTATTATTGAAGCCTTTGCCCAAGCTGCAAAAGATGCTGAACGGATTGGTTTTGACGGCATAGAACTACACGGTGCGCATGAATACTTATTAGATAACTTTCTTTGGGAAGGTACAAACCAGCGCGAAGATAAATATGGCGGTTCAATTGAAAACCGTGTTCGTTTTCCTGTTGAAATTGTCAAAGCGGTGCGCGCGGTTGTCAGCAAAGACTTTCCTATTGTCTTCCGTTTCTCCCAGTGGAAACAACGCGACTATGCTGCTCGCTTAGCCAATACACCAGATGAATTAAAACGAATTTTACAACCGCTAGCGGATGCGGGTGTTGATGTGTTTCATGCCAGCACGCGCCGTTTTTGGGAAGCAGAATTTGCCGATTCTCCTGACAATCTTGCTACATGGACACATCGATTAACGAATAAACCCGTGATTACCGTTGGTAGTGTCGGTTTAGATAAAGCCTTTTCATTAGAACAATTTCAAGGTCGGGATTACCCAAGTATTCAATTTGAACAACTTAGAACTTTGGCAGACCAGCTAGAACAAAATAAATTTGATTTAGTCGCTGTCGGACGGGCATTACTTTCAGAACCAGAATGGGCGAATAAAGTACGCTCAGGGCATTATGAAACGATTAAAAATTTCAGTCATGAAGCCCTTACAACACTGGTGGTTTAG
- a CDS encoding ArsR/SmtB family transcription factor — protein sequence MSNELDIDGIIKALSNPVRREILTWLKEPEKHFQSQEHTLENGVCVGRIYERAGLSQSTISAYLAILQRAGLVTSQRVGQWVFYKRNESVILAFLEYLKNEL from the coding sequence GTGAGTAATGAATTGGATATTGATGGCATTATCAAAGCACTGTCTAACCCTGTGCGCCGTGAGATATTGACATGGTTAAAAGAACCTGAAAAACACTTTCAATCACAAGAGCATACATTAGAAAATGGCGTATGTGTTGGACGTATTTATGAACGTGCAGGATTATCGCAATCTACCATTTCTGCTTATCTTGCCATTTTACAACGTGCGGGTTTAGTGACTTCTCAACGGGTTGGACAATGGGTTTTTTATAAACGTAATGAATCGGTGATATTAGCTTTTTTAGAATATCTGAAAAATGAATTGTAA
- a CDS encoding LysR family transcriptional regulator: MSRERFDDLIAFLTIARAGSFTRAAAQLGVSQSALSHTLRNLENRLGVRLLTRTTRSVSPTRAGEHLLQTVAPRMKEIEAELAALSAYRDKPAGNICINTAGHAADTILWPKLEPLLHEYPDIKVEVIIDYGMIDIVAQRCDAGIRIGDQVEKDMIAVRIGPDWRMSVVGSPHYFASHSLPQVPQDLTEHIGINLRLPTYGELLTWEFSQDGHEVKVHVEGQLIFNSGLPILRAALAGFGLAYLPEDMVKEHITAGHLVSVLENWCQPFSGYHLYYPSRQQSLPVFKLVVEALRYRG; encoded by the coding sequence ATGTCACGAGAGCGTTTTGACGATTTGATTGCCTTTTTAACCATTGCTCGTGCAGGCAGTTTTACCCGTGCCGCTGCACAATTGGGCGTGTCACAGTCGGCATTAAGCCATACCTTACGTAATTTAGAAAACCGTTTAGGTGTGCGTTTGCTGACACGCACTACTCGTAGTGTTTCGCCAACTAGAGCAGGCGAACATTTGTTACAAACGGTGGCACCGCGAATGAAGGAAATTGAAGCGGAATTAGCTGCGTTGAGTGCCTATCGGGATAAACCCGCAGGCAATATTTGCATTAATACGGCAGGTCATGCCGCTGATACAATACTTTGGCCTAAGTTAGAGCCGTTATTGCATGAGTATCCTGATATCAAGGTCGAAGTCATTATTGATTATGGCATGATTGATATTGTTGCTCAGCGTTGTGATGCTGGGATACGAATTGGTGATCAAGTAGAAAAAGATATGATTGCGGTGCGTATTGGACCAGATTGGCGCATGAGCGTGGTCGGTTCGCCCCATTATTTTGCCTCACATAGTTTGCCCCAAGTACCACAGGATTTAACCGAGCATATTGGTATTAATTTGCGCTTACCCACTTACGGCGAATTGTTGACATGGGAATTTTCACAAGATGGGCATGAGGTAAAGGTGCATGTGGAGGGGCAATTAATTTTTAACAGCGGTCTGCCCATTTTGCGAGCAGCATTAGCTGGTTTTGGCTTGGCGTACTTGCCAGAAGATATGGTTAAAGAACATATCACGGCAGGTCATTTGGTGTCAGTGCTTGAAAATTGGTGTCAGCCATTTTCTGGCTATCATTTATATTATCCCAGCCGTCAACAATCGTTACCCGTATTTAAATTGGTAGTGGAGGCGTTGCGATATCGGGGGTAA